CCGGCGCGGCCAGCCGGATCGCCCGCATGCCGAGCGCCTGCGCGCCGGTCAGCTCCCGCGAGCCGCCGTCCCCGACGAACACGGACTCAGCCGGCTCGACCCCGAGCCGCTCGCACGCGGTGAGGTACATCCGGGGGTGCGGCTTGCTCTGCCCCACGTGCACCGAGTACACCTTCACGTCGATCAGGTGGTCGATGGGCAGCGCCCGCATGATCTCGGGCAGCTCCCAGGCGCAGTCGCTGACGACCGCGAGGCGCACCCCGGTCCGGCGCAGCGCCCAGAGCACGGGCACGGCCTCCGGCCGCAGGCGGGTGTCGGCGCGAACGGCCGTCAGCCGGGCCGCCTGGGCCGCCCGCAGCCGCCCCGGCGTGACGCGTACACCCAGCTCATCGGCCACCCAGCGCATGGTCTCCAGCGCGTCGCCGTAAGTCCCCCGGCACCGGGGGTAGAACGAGGTCTCCAGCACTGCGAAGTACTCGGCGGGGTCGCAGCCCAGCAGCCGGGGCACTCTCGCGTGCGCGGGCCCACGAGTGCAGGCCGAGGTCAGCGTGCCGTAGAAATCGAAGAGGATCGCGCGCGGCACGGCGCAGGATAACGAGGGTTCTGAATCCATTCGCGGAAGGGTAATCAGGCGATCACGTGAAGTACATAGGATGATCGCGTTCAGTACGTGCCTGATTCCAAGGCGTAGATGTCGATCTGCCGACGCCGCCCTGAGCTGCACCTGGCAGGATCGGGCCTCATGCGCCCCCGGCTCGACTCGCTCACCATCGCCGCCGTCACCGTGGCGATCATCGCCGTCTCGTCCTCCGGGGCCCTCATCGCGTACGCCGCCGCGCCGGCGCTGGCCATCGCGTTCTGGCGCAACGCCCTCGCCGTGGGCGTGCTCGCCCCGGTCACCCTCACCCGCCGCCGCGGCGAGCTGCTCGGCCTGCGCGAGGGCCATGCCTGGCGGTGGAGCGTGCTGGCCGGCGTGGCGCTCGCCGCGCACTTCGCCACCTGGGTGCCCAGCGTCAAGATGACCACCGTGGCGACCGCGACCGCGCTGGTGGCCACCCAGCCGATCTGGGCCGGGCTCATCGCGCTCGGCCAGGGCCGCCGCCTCGGCCGCTGGACCTGGCTGGGCATCGGCACCGCGGTGGTGGGCGCCGCGATCGCCACCGGGGCCGACTTCACCCGTGGGGGTACGGCGGTGGCCGGTGACCTGCTCGCGGTGGCCGGAGGACTGCTCGCGGCGGTGTACACGGCGCTCGGCGAGAAGGCGCGGGAGCGGACGACCACGACGACGTACACGACGGTCTGCTACTCGGTGTGCGCCGTGGTCCTGCTCGGGGTCTGCCTGCTGTTCGGCGTACGGCTCACCGGCTTCGACGACCAGACCTGGCTGGCCATCATCGCGCTGACGGCGGGCGCGCAGCTGCTCGGGCACTCGATGTTCAACTACGCGCTGCACAAGATCTCGGCGACCACGATCAGCGTGCTGATCCTGCTGGAGGTGCCCGGCGCGGCCCTGCTCGGCTGGGCCTGGCTGGACCAGGTCCCGCCCACGGCCGCCTGGCCCGGCATCGCCCTGCTCACCGGCGGCGTCGCCCTGGTCATCCTCGACGCCCGCCGCCCCGCCGCCCTGCCCACCCCCGATCCGGTGGACGTCGACCTGCCCGTGCCCGGCAAGCGTTAGGAAGGGCACCTTCTACTACGGAAAACGATAAGAAGGTGCCCTTCCTTTCGTGGGGGAGAATGGGCGGCATGACGTATCCGTTGGTGGAGGAGGCCGCGAAGAAGGCGGCGGTCGCGTGGGTGTCGGTCGGCGGGCCGGCGTACGCGGTCTGGTGCCTGCCGCTGGAGGGCCGGCTGCACGTGGTGGTCGGGCCCGGGGAGCAGGAGCTGCCGGGTCTCGCCGAGGCGGAGCGGGCCACGGTGACGCTGCGCGGGGATCACGGCGGGGCGGTGGTCACCTACCCGGCGACCGTCGAGCGGGTCGAGCCGGGTGGCGAGCGGTGGGAGGCGGTCGCGGTGCCCATGGCGGGCAAGCGGCTCAACGCCCCCGGCACCGCCGAGGCGCTGGCCGAGCGCTGGGCCCGGGAGTGTGTGCTGGTCGCGCTGTCGCCCGCGGGTGAGCCGGAGCCGCGCGGCGACGCGTCCGGCAGCGCCGAGCCGCGCCCGACCCCGGCCGCCAACGCGACCCGCAAGCCGTTCCGGCTGCACCGGGTACGCCGCCGGTAACACCCCACCGGGCCGGATAAATACGCATACCATGCCAATATGGCCACGCTGACCAGGGTCTTCGTCGCCCGGCTCGCGGGGCTGCCCGTCTTCGACCCGAACGGCGACCAGGTGGGCCGGGTCCGCGACGCCGTGGCCCGGCTGCGCTCCGACGGCCCGCCCGCGGTGGTCGGCCTGATGGCCGAGATGCCGATGCGGCGGCAGATCTTCCTGCCCATCGGCCGGGTCACCTCGATCGACGCCGACAGCGTCGTGCTCGGCTCGGGCACCATCAACCTGCGCCGCTTCCAGAAGGGCCCGGCCGAGCTGCTCGTGCTGGCCGACCTGCTGGACCGGCGGATCACCACCCCCAACGGCACCCCGGCCGCCGTGGTCGACGTGGCCATGGAGTCCGACCGCGCCGGGCAGTGGAACCTGGGCCGGGTCGCGGTACGGGACATCGCCAGCCGCCTCGGACGGCGCGGCCAGCTGCACCAGTTCGAGTGGGACGAGCTGACCGGGCTCGTCGACTCGGCCGCCGTACAGGGCACCGCGTCGCTGCTCACCGTGCTGGAGAAGATGCGCCCGGCCGACCTGGCCAGCGCCCTGCAGGAGCTGCCCGACCAGCGGCGGCACGCGGTCGCCGCGGCGCTGGACGACGAGCGCCTCGCCGACGTGCTGGAGGAGCTGCCCGAGCACGACCAGGTCGACATCCTGGCCCGGCTGGACCGCGAGCGCGCCGCCGACGTGCTGGAGGAGATGGACGCCGACGACGCCGCGGACCTGCTGGCCGAGCTGCCGCCCAGCGAGCGGGCGCTGCTGCTGGACCTGATGGAGCCGGAGGAGTCCGCGCCGGTCCGCGCCCTGATGCACTACCGGCCCAACACCGCCGGCGCGCTGATGACCAGCGAGCCGGTGATCCTCACCCCCGACGCCACCGTCGCCGACGCGCTGGCCCGCATCCGGGAGAAGCACCTGTCCCCCGCGCTGGCCGCGCAGGTCTTCGTATGCCGCGCGCCGATCGACACGCCGACCGGCCGCTACCTGGGCGTGGTGCACTTCCAGCGGCTGCTGCGCGAACCGCCCGGCGATTTGCTCGGCGGCGTGCTGGAGCGTGACATCCAGCCGCTGCCGCCCAGCCTGCCGCTCGCCGAGATCACCCGGCGGATGGCGACGTACAACCTGGTCGCGATCGCGGTGGTGGACTCCAACGACCGGCTGGTCGGCGCGGTGACCGTGGACGACGTGCTCGACCACCTGCTGCCGCGCGACTGGCGGGAGCGCAGCCCGGGCCCGGAAACGGCGTCATGAGCCGCGCCGGGCGGGAGGCGGGCCGGTGAGCGACCGTCTCGACCAGCCCCGGGAGCCCCGCGCGGTGCGCCTGCCGCAGTGGAACCCGGAGGCGTTCGGCGCCTTCGCGGAGAAGTTCGCCCGGTTCATGGGCACCGCGAAGTTCATCGTCTACATGACGATCTTCGTGATCGTCTGGATCCTGCTCAACCTGATCGGCGTGTTCGGGATGAAGTGGGACCCGTACCCGTTCATCCTGCTCAACCTGTTCTTCAGCACCCAGGCGTCGTACGCCGCGCCGCTGATCCTGCTCGCCCAGAACCGCCAGGCCGACCGGGACCGGCTGACCCTGGACGAAGACCGCCGCCGCGCCCAGGCGCAGAAGGCCGATACCGAGTATCTGGCGCGGGAGATCGCCTCGCTGCGGATGGCCCTCAACGAGGTTGCCACCCGCGACTACATCCGCTCCGAGCTGGCCAAGCTCGCCGAGGAGCTGGACGACGCGGCCGAGCGCCGCCACCAGCAGGAGAAGGCCGCGCGCAAGGAGGCGAAGGCGGACAGGAAAAGCCGCGCGTCGCAAGGGGCATGACGCGCGGCTTCAACTCCTTCGATGGTCCCACGATCGGGCGAGCACGGGCAATGGGTCGCGAGAATGTTGCGCGTACCACCCGCCGCACGCATTGCCCGATCATGATCTGTGCCGCGGGTAGCATGGCCCCATGTCCACCGCTGTGCACGCCGACGAGCAGGCCGTTCTCGCCGCACTCGCCTCCGTCAACGACCCGGAGATCAAGCGACCCATCACCGAACTCGGCATGGTCGAGTCGGTGAAGGTCGACGCGGGCGTGGCCCACGTCCGCATCCTGCTGACCGTCGCCGGCTGCCCGCTCAAGGACACCCTGCGCACCGACATCACCGCCGCCGCGACCACGGTCGACGGCATCACCGCCGTCGAGATCGACTTCGGCGTGATGAGCCCCGACCAGCGCCAGGACCTGCAGAAGAAGCTGCGCGGCGGCGCCGCGGCCGAGCCCGTGATCCCGTTCGCGCAGCCCGGCAGCCGCACCCGCGTGTACGCCGTCGCCTCCGGCAAGGGCGGCGTCGGCAAGTCCAGCGTCACCGTCAACCTGGCCGCCGCGCTGGCCGCCCGGGGCCTGTCCGTCGGCGTGGTCGACGCCGACATCTACGGCCACTCGGTGCCCCGCATGCTCGGCGTCGAGGGCCGCCCCACCCAGGTCGAGGACATGATCATGCCGCCGCAGGCGCACGGCGTGAAGGTCATCTCGATCGGCATGTTCACCAGCGGCAACGCCGCGGTGGTGTGGCGCGGGCCGATGCTGCACCGCGCGCTGCAGCAGTTCCTCGCCGACGTGTACTGGGGCGACCTGGACGTGCTGCTGCTCGACCTGCCGCCGGGCACCGGCGACATCGCCATCTCGCTGGCCCAGCTGCTGCCCACCGCCGAGATCCTGGTGGTCACCACGCCGCAGGCCGCGGCCGCCGAGGTCGCCGAGCGGGCCGGCGCGATCGCCCTGCAGACCCACCAGCGCCTGGTCGGCGTCGTGGAGAACATGTCCTGGCTCCAGCTGCCCGACGGCAGCCGGATGGAGGTCTTCGGCGCGGGCGGCGGGCAGACCGTCGCGGACTCGCTGACCCGCCTCACCGGCGCGTCGGTCCCGCTGCTCGGCCAGATCCCGCTGGACACCGGCGTACGCGAGGCCGGCGACGAGGGCACCCCCGTGGTGCTCGGCGCCCCCGACTCCCCCGCCGGCAGCGCCCTCAACGCGGTCGCCGACCGCCTGGCCGTCCGCCGCGAATCCCTGGTCGGCCGCTCCCTCGGCCTCTCCCCCGCCAAGCGCTGACCGTGCGCCACCATGGCCCGCGCCTCCCTCCCGGAGGCCGGGCCATGATCGTCCCCGGGGCCCCGGCCATGATCGTCCGACTTGCCTGGCACCCGGGCGTATCTTGGGCACGCTTTCGCCCACCTGCCTGGCAAGTTGGATGATCTAGCGCGCCGGGGCGGCGTGACCGCGCCGGGGCGGCGGGGTGCGGGTCAGGTGGCGTCGTCGAAGCGGGCGGCGGACGGGGCCGGGGACGCGGTGGACGACGTCGCGCCGCCGGGGGTGGCGGCCATGGCGTTGACGTTGGCCTTGGCGTCGGCGCCGAGCTTGTTCACCGTGTTCAGCTCCCCCTTGAGGTCGTCGTAGAGGCCGGTCAGCGGCTTGCGCAGGGCCGCCTCGTCCTCCTCGCTGAGCAGGTGCTTGCGTACGAACGCCTTGGGGTTGAGGTCTTCCAGCTTGATGTCGGTGCCCAGCTCGCGGCTCAGGTCGCCGGTGGCATTGGTGGCCATGGCGCGCAGGTTGCGCAGCATCCGCATGCCGTCGCTGATCACCTTGGGCAGCCGCTCTCCGAAGATCAACAGTGCGAGCAGCAGGAGCGCGATGAACTCCCAGCTGTTCAGATTCTCAAACACCGCTGCCTCCCGAGGTGTGCCCGACGTCGCAAGGGTACGTGCGGCACCGCCGGACAGGCCACCCCTCAGTCGGCGTCAGCGACGAGTGTCACGGACGCGTTATGGCTGGTAGGACCGCGTTTGTAGGCCACCTGGACCACCTCACCCGGTGCAGTTTTCCGCACAAGTGCGATGAGGTCCGTGGGCTCGCTGAGCGGCCGTCCGCCGAAGCTCGTCACCACGTCACCCTGGCGCAGGCCCGCCTCGGCCGCCGGCCCGGCGGCCACCACCTCGCCCAGCCGCACCCCGCCCGCGGGCCCGCGGAACGCCTCCTCGACCTCCGCGCCGATCACGGTACGGTGCGCCCGGCCGTCCGAGATGATCTCATCGGCGACGCGCCGGGCGTGGTTGATCGGGATCGCGAAGGCCAGGCCGATGTTGCCCGCCGACTCCTCGCTGCCGCCCATCGACTTGATGACGGCGTTGATCCCGACGACCTGCCCCGCGGCGTCCACGAGCGGCCCGCCGGAGTTGCCGTGGTTGACCGCCGCGTCGGTCTGGATCGCGGCGTAGTACCTGTTCCCGCCGTCGTCGGTGTTGGTGGCGATGGGCCGGTCCAGGGCGCTGACGATGCCCGCGGTGACCGTGCCGCGCAGCGCCAGCGGCGAGCCGACCGCGACGACCGGGTCGCCGACCACGACCGCGTCGGAGTCGCCGAGCAGCGCCGGGCGTACGCCCTTGCGCTGCACCTGCAGCACCGCCACGTCCGACTCCGGGTCGGCGCCGATCACCTTCGCGGGCGAGCTGGTGCCGTCGTCGAATATGACGCTCGCCACTCCGGACCCGCCGGACACGACGTGGTCGTTGGTGATGATGTGCCCCTCGGCGCTGGCCACGAAGCCCGAGCCGAGCGACACGCTGCCCTCCACCGGGACCCGGATGGTGACCACGCTGGGCAGCACCATCCTGGCCACGGCGGCCAGCGAATCGGGGGCGCGCTGCGGGGTCGCGGCGGCCTGGCCGAGAACGGAGGGGGCGACGGCCCGGTCGTCGCTGAAGCGCACCCCCATCGCCCCGCCGAGGACCCCGGCCAGTACGCCCGCGAGGACGGCCACTCCGGCGACTGTCCACAACGTACGACGTCGGGTAGGGTCGGGCTCGGCCAACGGCTCCGGCACGGGTGCGGACACGCGCTCGGCGGGTGGCACGAGCGCCACCGGCGAGTGCGGATCGCGCCACGGATCGTTGAGCGCATCGGACCACCAAAACGACGCCGGCGGTGCGACGGCCGGCGGCGTCTGCTGCGTCGCCGTCCAGTCGTCGTCATCCGGCCGGCGATAACCCCAGCCGTCGGTCACTGACCTGCCCTCCGTCCGTTCCCCGGCTTCAGGATGGCACGGTTTCAACGTGAGAATTCACTGTTCACGGAAGGTGCATCAATGACGACGCTGCATCGGCAGGCCGGCAGCGCGGGCGACTTCGTCGCGACGTTCGTCCCCGAGGATGTGATCGCGCAAACCGCGCGCGGACTGGCCGTCGAGGTGGGCCTGCACCCCGTCGCGCCGTCGGCCGGCGCGGCCCTGCGCATGCTGGCCGCCGCCTGCGGGGCGAAGGCGGTCGTCGAGATCGGCACGGGCACCGGGGTCAGCGGGCTGTGGCTGCTGCGCGGCATGCGCCCCGACGGCGTGCTCACCACGATCGACCTGGAGGCCGAGCACCAGCGCATGGCCCGGCGGCTGTTCGTCGAGGCCGGTTTCTCCAGCTCGCGGGCCCGGGTGATCACCGGGCGGGCGCTGGAGGTGCTGCCCCGGCTGGCCGACGGGGCGTACGACCTGATCTTCGTCGACGCCGATGCGACCGAGTACGCCGCGTTCGTCGACGCCGCCGCGCGGCTGCTGCGGCCCGGCGGCCTGGTGGTGCTGCACGGCGTGCTGACCAGCGGGCGCGATGTGTTCACGGTGCGCGAGCTGGCGCAGAGCGTGCGCGACAGCGAGCTGTGGCAGCCCGCGGTGCTGCCCCTGGGCGAGGGCCTCCTGGCCGCCGTCCGGGTCTGAGCCGCTCCCGCCGCTGCGGCCTGCGGCCTGCGGCCTGATGATCGCTGTTTCGTGTCGAGAAATGCGGTCTGAGCAGAGGTTTTGACACGAAACCGCGATCATGGCGAGATCGCCAACCCCCGACCCGCCGAATCCGGCGCCACCGCCCCGGCGGACGTTAAGAAGGGCACCTTCCTCTACGGAAAACGATAAGAAGGTGCCCTTCCTTCGTCAGAGGGTGGTGAGCCAGCGGGTGAGGGTACGCACGCCCCAGCCGGTGGCGCCCTTGGCCAGCTCGGCGTCGGGGGCGGCGGACCAGGCCGGCGAGGACATGTCGATGTGGATCCAGCGGTCCCGCCGGTCGCCGGCGAACTCGCGCAGGTAGAGCGCGGCGGTGATGGTGCCGGGGTTGCCGGCCGCGTTGTCCAGGTCGGCGAGGTCCGACTTGACGTCGGCGGCGTACTCGTCGGCCAGCGGCAGGCGCCACACCTGCTCGCCCGCGTCCGCTGCGGCCGCGCTGAGCGCCGCGACCAGCTCGTCGTCGGCGCCGAACAGGGCGGCGGTCTTCTTGCCCAGCGCGATGCGGGACGCCCCGGTCAGCGTGGCGAGGTCGACGAGCAGGTCCGGGGAGAGGTTCTTGACCGCGTACGCCATCGCGTCGCCGAGCACGACCCGGCCCTCGGCGTCGGTGCTGCGCACCTCGGAGGTGAGGCCGCCGTAGTGGGTGACGACGTCGCCCTGCCGCCAGGACGAGCCGGAGACCATGTTCTCGGCCAGCGGGGCCAGCGCGGTGACCTTGACCGGCAGCTTCAGCTCGGCGACGGCGAGCAGGGTGCCGACGACCGCGGCCGCGCCGCCCATGTCCTTGCGCATCAGCTGCATCGCCTCGGTGGGCTTGATGTCGATGCCGCCGGTGTCGTACGTGATGCCCTTGCCGACCAGCACCACGTGCCGGGTCGCGCCCTCCGGCGCCCAGGTCAGCTCCAGCAGGCGCGGCTCGTTGACGGAGCCGCCGCCGACGGCGAGGATGCCGCCGAAGCCCTCGGCCGCCAGCTGCGCCTGTTCGCGCACGGTCACCGTGACGCCGTCCCCGGCCCGCTCGCGCACCTGGCGTACGAACCATTCGGGCGTCTTGACCACCGACGGGGTGTTGGTGAGGTCGCGGGCGAAGCGGGTGTGGCCGGCCACGATGCGCGCGGCGGCCAGCGCCGCCTCCCGCTCGGGCCTGGCGTCCAGCGCCACCACGACCTCGGCCAGCTTCGGCGCGGCCTCGGCCTTCTCCTCGGTCAGGGCGAACCGGTAGGACGCGAGCCACAGGCCCTCGGCGAGCCCGCGCAGCGCGGCCTCGGACAGGTCGGCGGGCACGGGCACGGTCAGCGCCGGCTCCTTGGCGGCGGCACGCGCCAGCGCCGCGCCGGCCGCGCGCCAGCCCGCCTCGTCGCCCGCACCGACGCCCACGAGCAGCACCTTCGCCGGCTCGCGCAGCGGGCGGGGCAGCGTCTGGACCGTGCCGGGCGCGCCCTTGTGCTCGGTGGCGGCAAGGTACGCCTCGACCTCGGCGCGGATCTCGGCGGGCAGCACGGCCAGCGGCGTGCCCAGCGGGCTGTCGCCCTCGGCGGCGCCCACCGGGCACGCGACGGTTCCGGCCGCGCTCGCCGCGCCGTCCAGACGAATCGAGATCATTACCTGCCCCTTCACAGCCTGTACCGAGGGCGTTCACACCGCCGACCGCCTGACCCTATCGCGCCGCCCCCGGCGCCGGCCGCGACGGAGGCAGGTGTGCGCGCCCCGTCCCGCGGGGGTTCGCCGTGGCCGCGGCGGAATCGGGACGGGGATGGTTCCCGCTGGTCAGGAGGGTGTTACTGCGGGGGGTGTGAACGGCGAGGCGTCCGCGCCGGGCGAGGACGCCGTGCCGGGGAGGGGTGGGTCGGGTTCGGCCGGGTGGGGCCAGTGGAACGCCTGGCGGCCGTCGCGGAGACGGGCCGCCGGCGGGCGCACCACCGGCGCCGGCCGGTCCCGTTTGTCAGCCGACGGCCAGCTTGAGCGCCTCGCCAAGGGCAGTGGCCTCGTCTGGTGTCATCTCCACCACAAGCCGCCCGCCGCCTTCCAGCGGCACGCGCATGACGATTCCCCGGCCCTCTTTCGTGACCTCCAGCGGACCGTCGCCCGTCCGCGGCTTCATCGCCGCCATGTGTGTCTCCCCTCAGACTTGCCAGTTCTGCACCCGGGATGGAATGCAAGACTCGGCGGGTCTCCCCGCCTGCTCGACCGCCGAAACATCGCGGGGCCGCGTTTCCACGGCCGGTCACGACGCGTCACCGGTGTACGCCTTCCGGCACCCCGCGTGGTTGGGTGGGACCACACGTTCGGGTGCCGACCAATGATTTTCCCTGATGGACTCCGTTAAGCCCAAACCGGGCCGGTCACGTTGTGACATCATCTCGCCAGCGCAGTTCACATCTGTCACAATCACCCCTCATGCAGGCCCGTTCCGCACTATTCGACCTCTACGGCGATCACCTGCGGCAACGCGGCGGCCGGGCCACCATCGCGGCCCTCATCCGGCTGCTCGCGCCGCTCGGCATCGCCGCACCGGCGGTGCGTACGGCGGTGTCCCGCATGGTGCGACAGGGCTGGCTCGCCCCGGTGCGTCTGGAGGCCGGACCCGGCTACCAGCTCACCCCGCGTGCGGTGCGCCGGCTCGACGAGGCCGCCGCGCGCATCTACCGCACCGGTCGCAGCTCCTGGGACGGCCACTTCGACCTGCTGGTGGTCACCCCGCCCGAGGCGCGGGCCGAGCGCGACCGGCTCTCCGCCGACCTGACGTTCCTCGGGTACGGCCGGCTGGAGACCGGGGTGTGGCTCGCCGCCCGCCCCGCCGGTGAGACGGACCAGCTGCTCACCGACGCCGGAGTCCGCTTCGAGCGCTTCTCCGCCGCGCACGTCGGCGGGGAGACGGGCGCCCGGCGGCTGATCATGAGAGCGTGGAACGTGTCCGCGGTCGGTGCCGCGTACGCCGGGTTCGTCGCCCAGCTAAGCCCGGTGGTGAGCGCGGTGACCCGACTGACCGACGACCGCACCGCGTACGCCGCCCGGTGCGCCCTCGTGCACGCCTGGCGGGCGTTCCTCTTCCGCGACCCGCAGCTGCCCGCCTCGCTGCTGCCCCCCGACTGGCCCGGCACCGCCGCGGCCGCGTTCTTCGACCGGCAGGCCGCCCGGCTGCGGCCCGCCGCCGACCGTTTCGTCGATCACTGCCTCAGGGAGAGCTGATGTCCGCACCGCTGCTCGTCGACCGCGCCGAGGGCGTCGTCACCGTCACGATGAACCGTCCCGAGTCGCTGAACTCGCTGGACGTCGCGCTCAAGGAGGCGCTGCGGGAGACCTTCCTGGAGCTGGCCGCCGACGCCGGCTGCCGGGCCGTGGTGCTGACCGGCGCCGGCCGCGCCTTCTGTGTCGGGCAGGACCTGCGCGAGCACGTCGCCGCGCTGGGCGGGGACGCTCCGCTGGACACCGTCGAGAAGCACTACAACCCGCTCGCGCTGGCCCTGGCCGAGCTACCCAAGCCGGTGGTCGCCGCGGTGCGCGGCGCGGCCGCGGGCGCCGGCGCGGGCCTGGCGTTCCTGTCCGACCTGCGCATCGGCGGCCCGTCGACGTCGTACCTGATGGCCTTCGCCCGGGTCGGCCTGGCCGCCGACACCGCCGTCTCGTGGACGCTGCCCCGCATGGTGGGCAGCGCCAAGGCCGCCGAGCTGCTGCTGCTCGCCGAGCCGGTGCCCGCCGCCGAGGCCGCCCGGCTGGGCCTGCTGACCCGGCTGGTCGAGGACGACGAGCAGGTGCTGCCCACCGCGCAGGAGCTGGCCGCCCGCCTCGCGGCCGGGCCCACCGTGGCGTACGGCCAGATCAAACGCGAGCTGCTGCACGGCGCCACCGGCACCCTCGCCGACGCGCTCGACATCGAACTCGCCGCGCAGACCGTCGCCGGCCGCACCGCCGACCACCGCGACAGCACCCACGCCTTCGTCGGCAAGCAGAAGCCCGTCTTCCACGGCGCCTGAGCCCTGTCCCGCAGCCGTCGCGGTTCAGTCCTCTTCGGGGTCCAGGGGCGCGACGCCGTCGGTGACGTACGCGGTCATCCGCAGTTCGTCACCGGCGGGCCAGACGTAGGCGGGCAGCTCGTCCGGGCCCAGCTCGGTGACGTACCGCCAGTATTCCCGGACGGCCTCCTCCGGGGACTCCGCCTCGATCGGCAACGCGACGCTGACCAGCCACTCCCTACGCACCCGTTCATCCCATCACAGGCGTTTCGCGGCGACGTGGCAGCCCGCCAGATGATCGTCGACCATGCCGGTGGCCTGCATCAGCGCGTACGCGGTGGTGGGCCCGACGAAACGCAGGCCGCGCTTCTTCAGGTCCTTGGCCATGGCGGTCGACTCGGCCGTGACGGCGGGCACGTCGGCCCGGGTGGCCGGGCGCGGCCGCCGCGCCGGATCGGGGGCGTACGACCACAGCAGCGCGCTCAGCCCGCCGGGCAGCCCCAGCACCACCCGCGCGTTGTGCAGCGTCGCCTCGATCTTGGAGCGGTTGCGCACGATGCCCGCGTCGGCGAGCAGCCGGTCCACATCGGCGGACCCGAACCCGGCCACGGTCTCGATATGGAACCCGGCGAACGCCGCCCGGAACGCGGGCCGCTTGCGCAGGATCGTGATCCAGGACAGGCCGGACTGGAACGCCTCCAGGCTCACCCGCTCGAACAGGGCGTCGTCGCCGCGCAGCGGCGTGCCCCACTCCTCGTCGTGATACGTCCGGTACTCCGGAGCGCTCGCCGCCCACGCGCAGCGGGCCCTGCCGTCCTCGCCGACGATGAGGTCGTTCACCCTCTTGCCCCCTTACCCGAACGCGAATAGCCTTCGGAACCCATGACGCTCCCGGACTTCCCACCTGTGGTGCTGTACTCGGTGCCGCTGTTCATTCTGCTCATGGTCCTCGAACGGGTGTCCTACTGGTTCCACCCCGACGAGGACGAGATCGGGTACGGGCTGAAGGACAGCGCCACGAGCATCGGCATGGGCCTGGGCAGCCTCGGCTGGGACGTCCTGTGGGGACTGGGCATCGGCCTGGCCAACGCGGCGGTCTTCGAGCTGACCCCGCTGCGCATCCCGTTCGCCTGGTGGGCGCTGCCGCTGTTCCTGATCGCGCAGGACTTCTGCTACTACTGGT
The Catellatospora sp. IY07-71 DNA segment above includes these coding regions:
- a CDS encoding M17 family metallopeptidase, producing MISIRLDGAASAAGTVACPVGAAEGDSPLGTPLAVLPAEIRAEVEAYLAATEHKGAPGTVQTLPRPLREPAKVLLVGVGAGDEAGWRAAGAALARAAAKEPALTVPVPADLSEAALRGLAEGLWLASYRFALTEEKAEAAPKLAEVVVALDARPEREAALAAARIVAGHTRFARDLTNTPSVVKTPEWFVRQVRERAGDGVTVTVREQAQLAAEGFGGILAVGGGSVNEPRLLELTWAPEGATRHVVLVGKGITYDTGGIDIKPTEAMQLMRKDMGGAAAVVGTLLAVAELKLPVKVTALAPLAENMVSGSSWRQGDVVTHYGGLTSEVRSTDAEGRVVLGDAMAYAVKNLSPDLLVDLATLTGASRIALGKKTAALFGADDELVAALSAAAADAGEQVWRLPLADEYAADVKSDLADLDNAAGNPGTITAALYLREFAGDRRDRWIHIDMSSPAWSAAPDAELAKGATGWGVRTLTRWLTTL
- a CDS encoding DUF3117 domain-containing protein — encoded protein: MAAMKPRTGDGPLEVTKEGRGIVMRVPLEGGGRLVVEMTPDEATALGEALKLAVG
- a CDS encoding PaaX family transcriptional regulator C-terminal domain-containing protein codes for the protein MQARSALFDLYGDHLRQRGGRATIAALIRLLAPLGIAAPAVRTAVSRMVRQGWLAPVRLEAGPGYQLTPRAVRRLDEAAARIYRTGRSSWDGHFDLLVVTPPEARAERDRLSADLTFLGYGRLETGVWLAARPAGETDQLLTDAGVRFERFSAAHVGGETGARRLIMRAWNVSAVGAAYAGFVAQLSPVVSAVTRLTDDRTAYAARCALVHAWRAFLFRDPQLPASLLPPDWPGTAAAAFFDRQAARLRPAADRFVDHCLRES
- a CDS encoding enoyl-CoA hydratase-related protein, which gives rise to MSAPLLVDRAEGVVTVTMNRPESLNSLDVALKEALRETFLELAADAGCRAVVLTGAGRAFCVGQDLREHVAALGGDAPLDTVEKHYNPLALALAELPKPVVAAVRGAAAGAGAGLAFLSDLRIGGPSTSYLMAFARVGLAADTAVSWTLPRMVGSAKAAELLLLAEPVPAAEAARLGLLTRLVEDDEQVLPTAQELAARLAAGPTVAYGQIKRELLHGATGTLADALDIELAAQTVAGRTADHRDSTHAFVGKQKPVFHGA
- a CDS encoding DNA-3-methyladenine glycosylase I, translated to MNDLIVGEDGRARCAWAASAPEYRTYHDEEWGTPLRGDDALFERVSLEAFQSGLSWITILRKRPAFRAAFAGFHIETVAGFGSADVDRLLADAGIVRNRSKIEATLHNARVVLGLPGGLSALLWSYAPDPARRPRPATRADVPAVTAESTAMAKDLKKRGLRFVGPTTAYALMQATGMVDDHLAGCHVAAKRL